A genomic stretch from Arachis stenosperma cultivar V10309 chromosome 3, arast.V10309.gnm1.PFL2, whole genome shotgun sequence includes:
- the LOC130968770 gene encoding mitogen-activated protein kinase 3: protein MAGVNPNGAADFPAVPTHGGQFIQYNIFGNLFEVTAKYRPPIMPIGRGAYGIVCSVLNTETNELVAVKKIANAFDNHMDAKRTLREIKLLRHLDHENVIGLRDVIPPPLRREFNDVYIATELMDTDLHHIIRSNQGLSEEHCQYFLYQILRGLKYIHSANIIHRDLKPSNLLLNANCDLKIIDFGLARPTLENDFMTEYVVTRWYRAPELLLNSSDYTSAIDVWSVGCIFMELMNKKPLLPGKDHVHQMRLLTEVS, encoded by the exons ATGGCCGGGGTTAATCCAAACGGTGCCGCGGATTTTCCGGCGGTTCCGACTCACGGTGGACAGTTCATTCAGTACAACATCTTCGGTAACCTCTTTGAGGTCACCGCTAAGTACCGTCCTCCGATCATGCCTATCGGTCGTGGAGCTTACGGAATCGTTTG CTCGGTGTTGAATACTGAGACTAATGAGCTGGTTGCTGTTAAGAAGATAGCGAACGCGTTCGATAATCACATGGATGCGAAGCGCACACTCCGTGAGATTAAGCTCCTGAGGCATCTGGATCATGAAAAC GTGATTGGCTTAAGAGATGTTATTCCTCCACCCCTTCGTAGAGAGTTTAATGATGTCTATATTGCAACGGAGCTCATGGATACTGATCTTCATCACATTATTCGCTCAAATCAGGGCCTGTCGGAGGAACACTGCCAG TACTTCTTGTATCAGATTCTTCGTGGGCTGAAGTACATACATTCTGCAAACATAATTCATAGAGATTTGAAACCAAGCAATCTGTTGCTGAATGCAAATTGCGACTTGAAGATTATTGATTTTGGTCTTGCGCGGCCAACTTTAGAAAATGATTTCATGACAGAGTATGTTGTCACAAGGTGGTACAGGGCTCCTGAACTGCTGTTGAACTCGTCTGATTACACTTCTGCAATTGATGTTTGGTCTGTTGGTTGCATCTTTATGGAACTCATGAATAAAAAGCCTCTCCTCCCAGGGAAGGATCACGTGCATCAGATGCGCCTATTGACAGAGGTTAGTTGA